One Tolypothrix bouteillei VB521301 DNA window includes the following coding sequences:
- a CDS encoding CHAT domain-containing protein, translated as MPSLNLAIARLSTGTDSFAIWVVNAPNPSGYVLRDCLWPPLLSQAWQEWQAMFSGHSRLDISPGTTPPPKTPLPLDGMTPSTGQSTSYSSRLMQFLGISLWSWVFDGAILNSFEHSRGLAAGQHMRLHVRLEIRDPDLIALPWEIMQREAGQSAISLSQQILFSRTTSQVESLPYLRADQALNILLVLGQDEKLELEKEAAILEQTLSNGSLIGSHYSGYAPCMVTTLLQPTPQELIQQLETKAYNILFYAGHGLPGPDGGLLFLQRQPDLTLNGMELAQVLNRTGVKLAVFNSCWGAQPAQSNHQAIPYSSLSEVLIRQGVPAVLAMRDEIADRESHTFIQAFAHALRSRKPIDEAVAEARQQLLTIYKFNQPAWTLPVLYLHPDYNGELIRSFDESITELPETSIPGIASMLPNASLRSLSSGGKTWSLRPGVTRIGRTTENDIVIPEPSVSKRHAEILCRNTFTGATPVRNYYLQDLSTYGTTWILRGNSWQQIHRQEVPLQSGMQLKFGSTKSQPWEFTIDNT; from the coding sequence ATGCCATCTTTAAACCTGGCGATCGCCCGCCTTAGTACCGGCACCGACAGTTTTGCCATTTGGGTGGTGAATGCTCCCAACCCCAGTGGCTATGTTTTGCGTGACTGTCTGTGGCCTCCTCTTCTCTCCCAAGCGTGGCAAGAGTGGCAGGCGATGTTTTCCGGTCATAGTCGCTTGGATATTTCCCCAGGAACAACACCTCCACCAAAAACTCCACTTCCCCTAGATGGAATGACACCATCTACCGGTCAAAGCACCAGTTACAGCAGTCGTTTGATGCAATTCTTGGGCATTAGCTTGTGGAGTTGGGTGTTTGATGGAGCTATTCTCAATAGCTTTGAACACAGCCGTGGTTTGGCAGCAGGTCAACATATGCGGTTGCACGTCCGGTTAGAAATTCGCGACCCGGATTTGATTGCCTTGCCTTGGGAAATTATGCAGCGCGAAGCAGGTCAATCAGCAATTTCACTTTCGCAACAGATACTCTTCAGTCGCACCACCAGTCAAGTTGAATCCCTACCATATTTACGCGCCGATCAAGCTCTAAACATACTTTTGGTATTAGGTCAAGATGAAAAGCTGGAATTGGAAAAAGAAGCAGCTATTCTAGAACAAACGCTTTCTAACGGTTCTCTTATAGGGAGTCATTACAGCGGCTACGCGCCTTGTATGGTGACAACACTCCTGCAACCCACTCCACAAGAGTTGATTCAACAACTAGAAACAAAAGCGTACAACATCTTGTTTTATGCAGGACACGGTTTACCCGGACCGGATGGGGGCTTGCTATTTTTACAACGACAACCAGATTTAACTCTTAATGGTATGGAGTTGGCACAGGTTCTCAACCGTACAGGTGTAAAATTAGCAGTATTTAATTCCTGCTGGGGAGCGCAACCCGCCCAAAGCAATCACCAAGCCATTCCTTACAGCAGTTTGTCAGAAGTCCTGATACGTCAAGGGGTACCTGCTGTATTGGCAATGCGCGATGAAATAGCAGATCGCGAAAGCCACACTTTTATTCAAGCCTTTGCCCACGCACTGCGATCGCGAAAACCCATTGATGAAGCAGTCGCAGAAGCAAGACAACAACTACTGACCATTTACAAATTCAATCAACCCGCTTGGACTTTGCCAGTCCTTTACTTGCATCCAGACTACAATGGCGAATTAATCAGAAGTTTTGACGAAAGTATTACAGAACTCCCAGAAACTTCTATCCCCGGTATAGCTTCCATGCTTCCCAATGCTTCGTTGCGATCGCTTTCTTCCGGAGGAAAAACTTGGTCGCTGCGACCGGGAGTCACTCGTATCGGTCGTACTACAGAAAATGATATTGTCATACCAGAACCTTCGGTTTCCAAACGGCATGCCGAAATTTTGTGTCGCAATACTTTTACAGGTGCTACCCCAGTGCGAAATTACTATCTGCAAGATTTATCCACTTACGGTACAACTTGGATTTTACGCGGTAACAGTTGGCAACAAATCCACCGTCAGGAAGTCCCTTTACAATCTGGAATGCAGTTAAAGTTTGGAAGTACAAAAAGTCAACCCTGGGAATTTACAATCGACAATACTTGA
- a CDS encoding PP2C family protein-serine/threonine phosphatase has protein sequence MENDAAMLCPNESCQTPNSLTSKFCQKCCTLLPKRYLWAVADGISVAQPKELLADRYLVISKSVLLDTKPGLPPQTPDVESVPAVRPYLRLFPYRLYVPQVYGVLQLEGTTSREILLLEKPPLCIKETAELDVQLESELTTAWQTATSMRQLNWLWQIAHLWQPLAGEGVASSLLTPEVLRAEGPLVRLLELRYDKQTPNLAELGEFWQQQLCHKVRPAIAEFVKEICRSLISQEMRSAEQLIAVLDKGLAEVGKWQKPTIKISTKSDIGPNRPRNEDSCYPPSGTVVSKPPHQTAIAIVCDGIGGHEGGSVASNLAIETIYQQMHDLVTIPPDHISPANLLEDLERAAAVANDKISQRNDSEHRQGRQRMGTTLVMALPVAHEMYIAHVGDSRAYWITRAGCYQVTLDDDVASREVRLGYATYRDAVQQGASGSLVQALGMSASSSLHPTSQRFIVDEDSVFLLCSDGLSDFDRVEQYWETEILPILDKNLDIASATDKLVEIANNQNGHDNVTIALVHCQVQYSEPQSVIKPPSVDLSTIAVNSRPTVLPQEHARNQKTEVVTAEQHPTFNISPHLVVLPILLSVAALLGLLAWQQDWFSLLAGKVNIPNLGGVPSSPDNSNSPIGEDGRIIVTDRQESFKTHPSPESNIDVPARSILLEIPPASATANNPTDRDLSWVYFKVCSVGGIQNQPTSLSTPGDGDLVSNSPSPRPKSQLFKGQIVKIAPSQRKNLTLNPATQTQRKQCQSHSRQPNTSSSGDLSGETEPPVPTASTQPKPTKGTKNSSEQ, from the coding sequence ATGGAAAATGACGCGGCAATGCTCTGCCCCAATGAATCCTGTCAGACTCCAAACTCCCTGACATCAAAGTTCTGCCAAAAATGCTGTACGCTACTGCCCAAGCGGTATCTTTGGGCAGTAGCAGATGGTATAAGCGTGGCTCAACCAAAAGAGTTATTAGCCGATCGCTATTTAGTCATCAGCAAATCTGTTCTTTTAGACACAAAACCTGGTTTACCGCCTCAAACACCAGATGTAGAAAGCGTACCAGCGGTTAGACCGTACTTAAGGTTATTTCCCTACCGATTGTATGTACCGCAAGTGTATGGAGTATTACAACTAGAAGGAACGACATCCAGAGAAATCTTACTGCTAGAAAAGCCACCGCTGTGTATCAAAGAGACAGCGGAGTTAGATGTGCAATTAGAAAGCGAGCTAACGACGGCTTGGCAAACAGCAACATCAATGCGCCAACTGAATTGGTTGTGGCAAATAGCTCATTTATGGCAGCCCTTAGCAGGTGAGGGGGTAGCTTCAAGTTTACTGACCCCAGAAGTCCTGAGGGCAGAAGGTCCGTTGGTACGCCTGCTAGAACTGCGTTATGACAAACAAACCCCCAATTTGGCAGAATTGGGGGAATTTTGGCAGCAGCAATTATGCCACAAGGTAAGACCAGCAATCGCGGAATTTGTCAAGGAAATATGCCGTTCTTTAATCAGCCAAGAGATGAGATCGGCAGAGCAACTCATAGCCGTTTTGGACAAAGGGCTAGCAGAAGTAGGCAAGTGGCAAAAACCCACAATCAAAATTTCTACGAAAAGCGACATTGGCCCCAATCGCCCGCGCAATGAAGATTCCTGCTACCCACCTAGTGGAACTGTGGTCAGCAAACCACCACACCAAACAGCAATAGCGATCGTTTGCGATGGAATTGGCGGACACGAGGGAGGAAGTGTAGCATCCAATTTGGCAATCGAGACCATCTACCAGCAGATGCACGATCTGGTAACCATTCCTCCCGACCATATCAGCCCTGCAAACCTGCTAGAAGATTTAGAACGAGCAGCTGCAGTTGCCAACGACAAAATTAGCCAACGTAACGACAGCGAACACCGACAGGGGCGTCAGCGCATGGGTACAACCCTAGTGATGGCATTGCCTGTTGCTCACGAAATGTACATCGCTCACGTTGGTGACAGCCGCGCTTATTGGATTACGCGAGCAGGTTGTTATCAGGTAACGCTAGACGATGATGTGGCTTCGCGAGAAGTGCGCCTGGGCTACGCTACATACCGAGATGCCGTGCAACAGGGAGCATCAGGCTCATTGGTACAAGCTTTAGGCATGAGTGCTAGCAGTTCGTTACACCCAACTTCCCAACGGTTTATCGTTGACGAAGATAGCGTTTTCTTATTATGTTCGGACGGGTTGAGTGATTTTGACCGTGTAGAACAGTACTGGGAAACAGAAATTTTACCAATTTTAGATAAGAATTTGGATATAGCCAGTGCTACGGATAAGTTGGTGGAAATTGCTAACAATCAAAACGGACATGATAATGTCACGATCGCTCTAGTCCACTGTCAAGTTCAATACTCAGAGCCGCAATCAGTCATCAAACCGCCGAGCGTAGATCTTTCCACCATAGCAGTCAACAGTCGCCCAACTGTATTGCCACAAGAGCACGCTCGCAATCAAAAAACTGAAGTCGTTACTGCCGAGCAGCATCCAACATTCAATATTTCACCACATCTGGTAGTTCTTCCAATCCTACTGTCAGTAGCTGCTTTATTGGGATTACTGGCATGGCAGCAAGATTGGTTTTCGCTTCTAGCGGGAAAAGTTAACATCCCCAATCTTGGTGGCGTTCCATCATCCCCTGATAATTCCAACAGCCCCATTGGTGAGGATGGAAGAATTATTGTGACCGATCGTCAAGAATCTTTTAAGACACATCCATCGCCAGAAAGTAATATTGATGTCCCAGCACGCAGTATTTTGCTAGAAATTCCACCGGCATCAGCAACAGCTAACAATCCCACAGATCGAGATTTGTCTTGGGTTTATTTTAAAGTTTGTTCTGTAGGCGGAATACAAAATCAGCCGACTTCTTTATCCACACCAGGAGATGGCGATTTAGTGTCGAATTCCCCCTCCCCACGTCCTAAAAGCCAACTTTTCAAAGGGCAAATAGTCAAAATTGCTCCTTCCCAACGCAAAAACTTAACCCTTAATCCAGCTACACAGACTCAAAGGAAACAATGTCAGTCTCACTCACGCCAACCAAATACCTCTAGTTCAGGAGATTTATCGGGTGAAACGGAACCTCCAGTACCTACGGCTTCCACTCAACCAAAACCAACTAAAGGTACTAAGAATTCATCAGAACAGTAG
- a CDS encoding esterase-like activity of phytase family protein, with the protein MLKFVSVLLGLQPAWILVVLLNSSVNAAKLIGRAILNADTFAPGLTTGLFKKTNRTTPFVNAQPVQGFSGAIAASRKGTYLVISDNGFGAKANSPDYVLRLYAVEPDFTTGRVFPINIQTGERLQSFNRQSFIELNDRNRKVNFPIVADLTFYPNSTNSVSKVIKENRLLTGGDFDIESFRQINDGTYWMGDEFGPFLLHLGKDGELLDAPVPLPLFLKNDKLNFIKSPDHPDLANLADDEARVTAAILPGSKGFEGLALNSSGTKLYAMLEGALVQEPQKKRLLIYEFDLTSKQYSGKTFSYLMEDSSHAIGELTAINDREFIVIERDNTQGDPNKPAFKTPAQFKRLYKINITKMNKEGFLEKELLVDLLKIRDPKGIGGQDTVNGVFAFPFVTIETVLPVDDRTLLVVNDNNYADTRGRNPKQIDNTEFILIKLDR; encoded by the coding sequence ATGCTCAAATTTGTCAGTGTCCTGTTAGGATTGCAGCCTGCATGGATATTGGTTGTTTTGCTTAACTCCTCAGTGAATGCGGCTAAACTTATCGGACGTGCTATTTTAAATGCTGATACCTTTGCCCCAGGATTAACTACAGGTTTGTTTAAGAAAACCAATCGCACAACTCCTTTTGTCAATGCACAACCAGTACAGGGTTTTTCGGGTGCGATCGCTGCTTCTAGAAAAGGTACATATCTGGTCATTTCGGATAACGGTTTTGGAGCAAAAGCGAATTCCCCCGATTATGTGTTGCGGCTTTACGCAGTAGAACCCGATTTCACAACAGGTCGAGTTTTTCCTATAAATATACAAACTGGTGAAAGACTTCAAAGCTTTAATCGTCAGAGTTTTATAGAATTAAATGATAGAAACAGAAAAGTTAATTTCCCTATTGTTGCCGATTTAACTTTTTATCCAAATAGTACAAATTCAGTCAGCAAGGTTATTAAAGAGAATCGCTTGCTGACTGGGGGAGATTTTGATATTGAATCTTTCCGTCAAATCAACGATGGTACTTACTGGATGGGGGACGAATTCGGTCCGTTTTTGCTACATCTTGGAAAAGATGGGGAACTTTTAGATGCGCCAGTTCCTTTGCCCTTGTTCTTGAAAAATGATAAGTTAAATTTTATAAAATCTCCCGACCATCCCGATCTGGCTAATTTAGCAGATGATGAAGCACGAGTAACAGCTGCTATTCTTCCCGGTTCTAAAGGGTTTGAAGGGTTGGCACTCAATAGTAGCGGTACAAAACTTTATGCGATGCTAGAAGGGGCATTAGTGCAAGAGCCGCAAAAAAAGCGCCTGTTAATATATGAATTCGACTTAACTAGCAAACAGTATTCCGGAAAAACTTTTTCCTATCTTATGGAAGATTCCAGTCACGCCATAGGAGAACTGACAGCGATAAACGATCGAGAGTTTATTGTCATAGAACGGGATAACACCCAAGGAGATCCGAACAAACCAGCATTTAAAACCCCCGCTCAATTCAAACGCCTATACAAAATCAATATTACGAAGATGAACAAAGAAGGTTTTTTAGAAAAAGAATTATTGGTAGATTTATTAAAAATTCGAGACCCTAAAGGTATCGGAGGTCAAGACACTGTCAATGGTGTGTTTGCGTTTCCTTTTGTAACTATCGAGACTGTACTACCTGTAGATGACAGAACGTTACTAGTTGTGAACGACAATAATTACGCCGATACCAGAGGTCGGAATCCCAAACAGATTGATAATACAGAATTCATTTTAATCAAGCTTGACCGATGA
- a CDS encoding NAD(P)H-quinone oxidoreductase subunit M, whose product MDNPMLVKSTTRHIRIFAAEIDPDGELVPSSQVLTLDVDPDNEFNWNEDALQRVYRKFDELVETYSGADLTDYNLRRIGSDLEHFVRGLLHKGEISYSLTGRVVNYSMGLPQVAADDQKEAYGL is encoded by the coding sequence ATGGACAATCCAATGTTAGTCAAGTCCACAACTCGGCATATCAGAATTTTTGCAGCTGAGATAGATCCGGATGGAGAACTGGTTCCTAGCAGTCAGGTTTTAACCCTAGATGTTGACCCAGACAATGAATTTAATTGGAATGAAGATGCTCTCCAAAGAGTGTATCGGAAATTTGATGAATTGGTGGAAACATATAGTGGTGCAGATCTGACAGATTATAACCTACGTCGCATTGGTTCGGATTTGGAACATTTTGTGCGAGGTCTCCTGCATAAAGGCGAAATCAGCTACAGTCTCACCGGACGTGTGGTTAACTACAGTATGGGGCTTCCTCAAGTCGCAGCAGACGACCAGAAAGAAGCATACGGGCTGTAG
- a CDS encoding Npun_R1517 family heterocyst differentiation transcriptional regulator, with amino-acid sequence MNSKALPRQVNSIDVGVYECEIHLKFRLIEEKSLLGDRDQLLQVLLDALTEGSDDFLETLQASVKAQEVSELKASPQMRRQLMRLRNATDVTQ; translated from the coding sequence ATGAACTCCAAAGCATTACCACGCCAAGTCAATAGCATCGACGTAGGTGTTTATGAGTGTGAAATACATCTCAAATTTAGGTTGATTGAGGAAAAAAGTCTTTTAGGCGATCGCGATCAGCTTTTGCAAGTACTGCTAGATGCTTTAACTGAAGGCTCTGACGACTTTTTAGAAACGTTACAAGCTTCTGTAAAGGCGCAAGAAGTCTCCGAGTTAAAAGCCTCTCCACAAATGAGACGCCAGCTGATGCGTTTACGCAATGCAACTGACGTCACTCAGTAG
- a CDS encoding response regulator transcription factor, whose amino-acid sequence MAGQLLLVDDEPGLREAVKDYLQESGFSVQVASNAREGWELVQQNLPDLVISDIMMPQVDGYQFLKQLRDDPRFRSLPVIFLTAKGMTTDRIQGYQAGVDAYLPKPFDPDELVAIVENLLERRSSRTPAPTEDGEALNITELANQIAQIKALLTQKSAIAQSPAPFAIDLTPREQSVLNLVAEGLMNKEIARRLDTSVRNVEKYVSRLFSKTGTNSRTELVRFALEHGLAK is encoded by the coding sequence ATGGCAGGACAATTGTTACTGGTAGATGATGAGCCGGGATTGCGTGAAGCAGTGAAAGATTATTTGCAAGAGAGCGGTTTCAGCGTTCAGGTTGCCAGTAACGCCCGAGAGGGCTGGGAGTTAGTGCAACAGAACCTACCAGATTTGGTCATCTCAGACATTATGATGCCTCAGGTGGATGGCTACCAATTCCTCAAGCAATTGCGAGATGACCCTCGTTTTCGCTCGCTCCCCGTGATATTTCTCACTGCAAAAGGAATGACAACCGACCGCATTCAAGGTTACCAGGCAGGTGTTGATGCTTATCTGCCAAAACCTTTCGATCCTGACGAGTTAGTAGCGATTGTGGAGAATTTATTAGAACGCCGTTCCTCTCGCACTCCTGCACCCACTGAAGATGGCGAAGCGCTCAATATTACAGAACTTGCCAATCAGATTGCTCAAATTAAAGCTTTGTTGACTCAGAAAAGTGCAATTGCTCAATCCCCAGCCCCTTTTGCTATTGACTTAACTCCTAGAGAACAAAGCGTTCTCAATCTAGTTGCTGAGGGGTTAATGAATAAAGAAATTGCTCGGCGCTTAGATACTAGTGTCCGAAATGTAGAAAAATACGTTAGCCGTTTGTTTAGTAAGACTGGAACTAACAGTCGCACAGAGTTGGTTCGTTTTGCTTTGGAACACGGTTTGGCAAAGTAA
- a CDS encoding glycosyltransferase — MFLPKISVIIPIYNGEADLPELISNLVNQTYPKEKVEYLLVDNNSRDRTTTLLQSAAENSPITIHPLSETKIQSSYAARNVGIRTATGEILAFTDADCRPEPEWLKSLIAPFENRDVAIVAGEVVALHGTTLLEQHADRQDTLSQKHTLAHPFYPYGQTANLAVRREAFEKIGLFRPYLTTGGDADICWRILQQNIGRLEFAPEAIVKHRHRATLKELESQWRRYGRSNRYLHELHGVELMRDMKRAEYFYRFGRWVFKELPRDTIKAVLGKASLVDLLGTPIGLFTAKARAQGQRDAQLPENAKTIEWLNSDR, encoded by the coding sequence ATGTTTTTGCCAAAAATATCGGTAATTATACCTATTTATAATGGAGAAGCAGATTTACCAGAACTCATATCTAACCTAGTAAATCAAACTTACCCCAAGGAGAAAGTAGAGTATTTATTGGTAGATAACAACAGTCGCGATCGCACGACCACTCTACTCCAATCTGCTGCTGAAAATAGTCCAATTACAATTCACCCTTTAAGCGAAACAAAAATTCAAAGTTCTTACGCTGCTCGTAACGTTGGTATTCGCACTGCCACTGGTGAGATACTGGCTTTTACTGATGCAGATTGTCGTCCGGAACCGGAATGGTTGAAGTCACTCATTGCGCCTTTTGAGAATCGAGATGTAGCGATCGTTGCGGGTGAAGTTGTGGCGTTGCACGGAACCACATTACTAGAACAACACGCAGACCGACAAGACACGTTATCTCAGAAACACACTCTTGCTCATCCCTTTTATCCCTACGGTCAAACTGCGAACTTGGCTGTTCGACGGGAAGCTTTTGAAAAAATAGGGTTATTTCGTCCTTACCTGACCACTGGTGGAGATGCAGATATTTGTTGGCGTATCTTACAGCAAAATATAGGACGTCTGGAATTTGCTCCTGAAGCCATCGTCAAACACCGTCACCGCGCAACATTGAAAGAACTGGAAAGTCAATGGCGGCGCTACGGGCGTTCAAATCGCTATTTACACGAACTGCATGGTGTGGAGTTAATGCGGGATATGAAGCGAGCAGAGTACTTCTACCGCTTTGGGCGTTGGGTATTTAAGGAACTGCCAAGAGATACGATAAAAGCTGTTCTCGGTAAAGCGAGCCTTGTGGATCTATTAGGTACTCCTATTGGGTTATTTACAGCTAAAGCACGCGCTCAAGGGCAAAGAGATGCTCAATTACCAGAAAATGCCAAAACTATTGAGTGGCTAAACAGCGATCGGTGA
- the ctpB gene encoding carboxyl-terminal processing protease CtpB — MNQSAKRHSPLQVALIGGAIASTASLSVFGPVWCHSVRAALQDSPKAIVDEVWQLVNREYVDSSFNKQNWLAIRQSLLGKDYTSRDEAYVAIREALEKLGDPYTRFMDPKQYEALTNQTSGEVSGIGIRMEFNEKNKQLTVVEAIENSPALKAGVKAGDTILAIDGKPTQQMKVEDASKLIRGKSGTMVTLRLGREGQPSFDVKLTRATIEVPTVRYTLKQEGKRRIGYIRLREFSAHASSQMRRAIRNLNAQKVDGYVLDLRSNPGGLLQASIEIARMWLDNGAIVKTVDREGGSEETKANHTAITNSPLVVLVDNNSASASEILTGALKDNNRAVVIGSQTFGKALVQSVHELTDGSGVAVTIAHYYTPKGTDINHKGIAPDIKLDLTEAQQRQLAANPDLLGTQNDPHYARALSILSTNGLAQPVSPKQPLQSLTNSANDLKL; from the coding sequence ATGAATCAATCTGCAAAACGCCACTCGCCGCTCCAAGTAGCCCTGATCGGTGGAGCTATAGCTTCAACGGCCTCTCTTTCTGTATTTGGTCCGGTCTGGTGTCATTCGGTGCGTGCTGCACTTCAAGATAGCCCGAAGGCGATAGTTGATGAAGTATGGCAACTTGTAAATCGTGAGTATGTCGATTCTTCGTTCAACAAACAGAACTGGTTAGCAATTCGCCAGAGTTTGCTAGGTAAAGATTATACCTCCCGCGATGAAGCTTATGTTGCTATTCGGGAAGCTTTAGAAAAATTGGGCGATCCTTACACTCGCTTTATGGACCCCAAACAGTACGAAGCTCTTACCAATCAAACATCTGGAGAAGTCTCTGGAATTGGTATCCGGATGGAATTTAATGAAAAAAACAAGCAGCTGACTGTTGTAGAAGCTATTGAAAATTCTCCTGCACTGAAAGCGGGTGTAAAAGCAGGAGACACGATCCTAGCAATTGATGGCAAACCCACTCAACAAATGAAAGTGGAAGACGCCTCTAAGCTCATTCGCGGCAAATCAGGCACTATGGTAACTTTGCGCTTGGGACGCGAAGGACAGCCATCCTTTGATGTGAAGCTAACACGAGCAACTATTGAAGTGCCAACAGTACGTTATACCCTCAAGCAAGAAGGTAAGCGGCGTATTGGCTATATTCGTTTGCGGGAGTTCAGCGCTCACGCTTCAAGTCAAATGCGACGCGCTATCCGCAATTTGAATGCTCAAAAAGTTGATGGCTATGTGTTGGATTTACGTAGCAATCCGGGTGGTTTGTTACAGGCTAGTATTGAAATTGCTCGAATGTGGCTCGACAACGGAGCAATTGTTAAAACTGTAGACCGTGAGGGCGGTAGCGAGGAAACTAAAGCAAATCACACTGCTATAACAAATAGCCCCCTAGTGGTCTTGGTCGATAACAATTCCGCAAGTGCTAGCGAGATTCTCACAGGAGCACTGAAAGACAATAACCGAGCAGTCGTTATTGGCAGTCAAACTTTTGGAAAAGCACTAGTACAGTCAGTTCACGAACTTACAGATGGTTCCGGTGTTGCTGTCACCATCGCTCACTATTATACTCCTAAAGGAACAGATATTAATCACAAAGGCATCGCCCCAGATATTAAATTAGACTTAACAGAAGCACAGCAGCGTCAGTTAGCAGCAAATCCCGATTTGCTGGGAACTCAGAATGACCCTCATTATGCGCGAGCACTCTCCATCCTATCCACCAACGGTCTTGCTCAGCCCGTATCACCAAAACAACCGTTACAGTCGTTGACCAACAGCGCTAACGATTTGAAATTGTAG
- a CDS encoding YdcF family protein: MKRQVTNSRFNLKAILSGKKWQFLQKLVLGLCIVLATLLVFNTITLISASSKPVDAFFVLGGSIRREIYVAKLAKQYPQIPVLISQGSQDPCIWLIFQQEADQIQNVWLEKCADSTFGNFYYGIPILRQWKVRKVKMITSPTHLPRAKWLAQIFFGAQGIWVETEIVQEQGVPGNQESWLKTGLDITRSLLWAGLSPIIQPRCSSVTQLAEVKMDVWQRQGFKCERQGKLRR, encoded by the coding sequence ATGAAACGCCAAGTAACAAACAGTAGATTCAACCTCAAGGCAATACTGTCCGGTAAAAAGTGGCAATTTTTACAGAAACTAGTTCTTGGACTGTGTATTGTATTAGCCACCTTGCTGGTTTTTAACACTATAACCCTAATTTCTGCCTCCTCCAAGCCTGTAGATGCCTTTTTTGTACTTGGTGGAAGTATAAGACGAGAAATTTATGTTGCAAAATTGGCAAAACAATATCCACAAATTCCGGTTCTGATTTCTCAAGGTTCCCAAGACCCGTGTATCTGGTTGATTTTCCAGCAAGAAGCAGACCAAATCCAGAACGTTTGGCTGGAAAAATGTGCAGATTCTACTTTTGGGAATTTTTACTATGGTATTCCAATTTTACGTCAGTGGAAAGTCCGTAAAGTAAAAATGATTACCTCACCTACTCATTTACCTCGAGCTAAATGGTTGGCACAGATTTTCTTTGGCGCTCAAGGTATTTGGGTAGAAACAGAAATTGTTCAAGAGCAAGGTGTCCCCGGTAATCAAGAGTCTTGGTTGAAAACAGGATTAGACATCACACGCAGTTTATTGTGGGCGGGGTTAAGCCCCATCATTCAACCGCGCTGTTCTTCTGTCACACAACTGGCAGAAGTGAAGATGGATGTTTGGCAACGGCAAGGTTTTAAATGCGAACGTCAGGGGAAACTTCGTCGTTAG